From Erigeron canadensis isolate Cc75 chromosome 8, C_canadensis_v1, whole genome shotgun sequence, one genomic window encodes:
- the LOC122579142 gene encoding U-box domain-containing protein 11-like — protein MAGDDDATAVIMAIQPLIRLVHDVAQNSGVGFTGSFKKDCIDLSRRVALLSHFLEEIKDFKGPLDSALDCLLSELTVAVKGAKSLIVSAGSFDHNISPDIGDSEKIAFQFQCVTWRLEKALANLPYDHFEISEEVKEQVDLVRCQLKRASQRYGGSHDLGCSLSPELLAKESYSIQTSDIDHHDVESKVEGVSNETLLNDPDEMIYQSATTSSEASSVLEPNDETNVVEENKKVGSPVIPEDFLCPISLELIRDPVIVSTGQTYDRLYIQRWINCGNTTCPKTRQKLQNLTLTPNYVLRSLITQWCTNNNVDHPSLLLTNRRLKKSDGSFVDVSRDIALIETIVQNLSSNSIEERKAAASEIRSLSKRSTDNRILIAEAGAIPILVDLLTSEDSITQQHAVTSILNLSIYEDNRELIMLANAVPSIVQVLRSGSMQTRENAAATLFSLSLADENKIIIGASGAIPLLVELLENGSRRGKNDAATALFNLCIYQGNKGKAVRAGIISALLKMLTDSSGLMVDEALTILSILASHQEAKAVMVRACIIPSLVDHMANGNSRNKENATSILLSLCKRDNDNLCLISRLGALTPLIKLANNGSDRAKRKANSLLGYLQRFQQQTEDNIN, from the exons ATGGCAGGGGATGATGATGCCACGGCCGTTATCATGGCGATCCAGCCTCTTATTCGTTTAGTCCACGACGTGGCACAGAACTCGGGTGTTGGTTTTACAGGAAGTTTTAAGAAAGATTGTATAGACTTGTCAAGAAGAGTTGCATTGTTGTCACATTTCTTGGAAGAAATTAAGGACTTTAAAGGGCCCTTGGATTCGGCGTTGGATTGTTTGTTGTCAGAGTTGACGGTAGCTGTTAAAGGGGCTAAAAGTTTGATTGTGTCTGCAGGAAGCTTTGATCATAATATATCCCCT GATATTGGAGATTCGGAGAAAATTGCGTTTCAGTTCCAATGCGTTACCTGGAGACTGGAAAAAGCATTAGCTAACTTGCCATATGATCATTTTGAGATCTCAGAGGAAGTTAAGGAACAA GTTGATTTAGTAAGATGCCAGTTGAAACGAGCATCACAACGATATGGTGGATCACATGATTTGGGATGTAGTTTGTCTCCGGAGTTGTTGGCAAAAGAGTCTTATTCAATTCAGACAAGTGATATTGATCATCATGACGTTGAGTCAAAAGTAGAAGGGGTTTCAAATGAAACCCTTTTGAATGATCCTGATGAAATGATTTATCAGTCTGCAACTACATCTTCTGAGGCATCATCGGTATTAGAACCTAATGATGAAACGAACGTCGTTGAAGAGAACAAGAAGGTTGGCTCTCCTGTGATTCCAGAGGACTTCCTTTGCCCGATTTCTCTGGAGCTCATCAGAGATCCTGTAATTGTGTCCACGGGACAG ACTTATGACAGATTATACATACAAAGATGGATAAATTGTGGGAATACAACATGCCCAAAAACTCGGCAGAAACTTCAAAACCTCACTCTTACTCCCAACtatgttttgagaagtttgATTACTCAATGGTGTACCAATAACAATGTTGACCACCCAAGTTTGCTACTGACAAACAGAAGATTAAAAAAGAGCGACGGATCATTTGTTGATGTAAGCCGAGACATTGCTCTCATTGAAACAATCGTTCAAAACCTTTCAAGCAActctattgaagaacgtaaagcTGCTGCCTCTGAAATTCGGTcattatcaaaaagaagcacGGACAACAGAATACTAATTGCAGAAGCTGGGGCTATTCCAATCCTTGTTGATTTATTAACATCTGAAGATAGTATTACACAACAACACGCAGTGACTTCAATTTTAAACCTTTCAATATATGAAGACAACCGGGAGCTCATAATGCTTGCTAATGCAGTACCTTCAATAGTTCAAGTCCTTAGATCAGGAAGTATGCAAACAAGAGAAAATGCAGCCGCTACCCTTTTTAGCTTATCACTTGCTGATGAAAACAAGATCATAATAGGTGCCTCTGGGGCAATCCCGCTTTTGGTTGAGCTTCTTGAAAACGGAAGCAGAAGAGGGAAAAATGATGCTGCTACAGCATTATTTAATCTGTGTATTTATCAAGGAAACAAAGGAAAGGCGGTCAGGGCCGGGATCATTTCAGCATTACTCAAAATGTTGACTGATTCAAGTGGTTTAATGGTTGATGAAGCTTTGACCATACTTTCGATTCTTGCTAGCCACCAAGAAGCTAAAGCCGTGATGGTGAGAGCATGCATCATTCCTAGTTTAGTTGACCATATGGCAAATGGGAACtcaagaaataaagaaaatgctACTTCCATTTTGCTTTCTTTGTGCAAACGAGATAATGATAATCTTTGTTTAATAAGCAGACTCGGGGCATTGACACCACTGATAAAGCTTGCAAATAATGGCTCAGACCGAGCTAAACGAAAGGCTAACTCATTGTTGGGGTATCTTCAAAGGTTTCAACAACAAACCGAAGATAACATCaactaa